The Proteus sp. ZN5 genome includes the window AATGCATACAACAACATAAAAATACCTGTACCTTGACCTGTAAATTTCAAATATTGTTGTAAATAGAAAATAGCGAGAATATTTACTCCAGTAAAAACACCGGGAATACAGTAATAAATAAAAATAGAGAGTGATAAATTTCTATTTTTTAATAATGCTAAATTAATAACTGGTGATGAATGGTGTCGATAATGGCAATAGTAAAGTACAGCAAAAATTATTGAGAATACGGCAATCGCTAAAGCGAGTAATGTTGAGTGGTATTCGCCATAAGCAGATAACGCGAATAACCCAGATACAATGATCAGACTAATAAGAATGATACCTTTAATATCAGGCATAGCGTTTTCTTTAGGTAAAGGCTCTTTTACCCAGATAAACGCTAGAAACGCGGTTAACAATGAAAATGGAATATTGCTATAAAAAACCCAACGCCACGAAACAACATCAACAATAAATCCACCTAATGTCGGCGATATTGCGGGTGCAATTAAGGCTATTGCCATAATTAGCGTAGAGATTTTGCTTCTCTCATATCCTTGAAAATATTGAAAGGTTAATGCTTGCCCAATTGGGATTAACAATCCACCACTCACACCTTGAATAAAGCGCCAAAAAATAAGTTCACTAAAAGAGTGAGAGTATCCCACTAATGCAACGGATAGACTAAACATCAACATTGACGTTACCATCAATGCTTTAATTCCAAAACGTTGAGATAACCAGTGGCTCAATGGAATAATTAATGTTAATCCTAAAATATAACTATTTGAAACCCATGTAACAGAAACGATAGAGATTTGCATATCATCGGCAATTGCAGGTAATGCAATGGCTGACATAAAAATGTTAATACAATCTATAAAGAAACCCAGCAGAAATATAGATGCAATTCGATAGCGGTAAGTCATAAAAATCCTCCGCGCATAGAGTACGGAAGATTGACGAATTTCGTCTATCTGACAAAATAGAATTTATTGTTTAATCAGAGTAAACAATCATGCAAAACCAAATTGATCGAATTCGCTCTTTTATTGCTGTTGTTGATACAGGATCATTTACTCAAGCCGCAAAATATTTGCGCCTAAGTAAATCAATGGTAAGTATTCATATCAAAGCGTTAGAAACAGAATTGGACGTGTCATTACTCAATCGTAATACGCGACGATTCTCACTCACTGAAACAGGCGAAATGCTTTATCAAGATTTCCGCCTCGTGTTAAGTCAGTTAGAACAAACATTAGATAAGGCTAGATTAGGACAACAAGAATTGCAGGGTTCGTTGCGGTTAAGTTCGACTGCGGAATTTGGTGAACACTATATTTTGCCATTGCTTAATCAATTTATGCAATTACACCCAAAGCTAAAAGTACAGTATGCGTTTAATTCTTCTATTGAAGATTTAATAAATCATAAACTTGATCTTGCGATCCGGCTTGGCACATTAAAAGACAGCAATTATCGATCGACAAAGCTGGCTGATTATGAAATAAGTTTGGTTATCTCTCCTGATTTATTGCAGAAGTTCTCAATAAAAGCTATCGATGACTTAAGCGCTATCCCTTATTTAGCAAATAGTAATTTACGTCAAAGTAAGCTTTCATCGTCTTCAGAATTTAATACCCTACTCTCTCAGTTAGCTCAAGATGCTTATTTTGAAACCAATACTATTGCGGCATTAAAAAAAATGGTACTCGCACACTCTGGGATGACTATTTTGCCGCATTGGTACATTCAGCAAGAGTTATTAGAAAAAAAATTAGTCGTACTATTTTCTGAGGTTTCCCTATTAACGCAATCCGTTAATATTATTTTCCCTTATAGCGAATATATCCCAAGAAAAACACGTCTTTTTATTGATTACTTAAAAGAAAATATCCAGCTATAACGCTAGATATGTTAGGGAATTTAGAAGAGAAATTTAGAAGAAATAGTTAGAAGATAAAATACCTTATTTCTTTCTCATACACTGAGCAGAAATAAGGTATTTTCTTAGAAGAAAAAGTAACTTAGCCCAACAACTAAAATAATAATTGCAGGGATTGGATGTAATAAACATTTTGCTACAACATGTTTAGGGCGAAATGCTAGACCAAAAGTAGCACCAGCACACACAGACCAAATAAGAAGGATCCCTTGCCAAATTGCTAGTGAACTCGTGTTCGCTGCAAATCGGCTAGGATCCCACATGACACAAAATGCCATTACCAACGCCATGATTAAAACAAGAGCCCTAATAGGGCCCTTGTCGAGTAGTTGGTAGGTTTTATCCAACATTATTCTTCACTTTCTGAAGCTTTTTTCGCTTCAGCGTGCTCGAAAGCCAGTCCTGCGATCACCGCAATACTACAAGCGAAGAGCGTTCCGAGAAGCCATGCAAAATACCACATTCTCTATGCTCCTTAGTACAGAGTATGATTATTGCCTTCGATAAATTTCTTATCGAGGCGACCATGCATTTTCCAGTAACACCAGATGGTGTAAAGGAGAACGATAGGTACGAAGATAATCGCAACAACTGTCATTACCTGAAGAGTAAACAGGCTAGAAGTTGCATCCCACATTGTTAAGCTCACATCTGGGAAAGTGCTTGAAGGCATCACAAATGGGAACATAGTCACACCACAAGTCAGGATAACACAAGCAATTGTCAGTGAAGTGAACAGGAATGCCCAACCACCTTTATTTGCTTTAGTTGCAACAATCGCCAGTAAAGGACATAACAGACCTAATGCAGGCAGAGCCCATAATACTGGATAGTTGTTGTAGTTAATCATCCATGCACCAGCTTCGTGAGAAACTGTTTTTAGTAGTGGAGATGAAGGACCTGCAGTATCAATAGCACTTGTAATAACGAAACCATCAATACCATAAATTAACCACACGCCTGCTAATGCAAAAGCAACGAAAGTGATTAAAGAGGTAATGTAAGTTGTTTTACGAGTACGCTCGTGTAACTCACCCGTAGTACGCATTTGAAGATAGCTTGCACCATGTGCAACAATCATCATTAAACTAACAACACCTGCTAATAAACCGTATGGGTTTAATAAGCTTAATAGGTTGATAAGCGCGTTAGTTGTACCATTATAAGATACACGTTGCATGCTATCGACTTCTAATGGAACACCTTGTAATAGGTTACCAAAAGCAACACCGATAACTAATGGTGGAACGAAGCTACCAATAAAGATACCCCAATCCCACATACCACGCCATTTTGGTGATTCTAATTTAGAACGGTAGTCAAAACCTACTGGACGGAAGAATAATGCCGCCAGTACGAAGATCATACCAAAATAGAAACCAGAGAATGCCGCAGCATATACCATTGGCCATGCAGCGAATAATGCACCACCTGCTGTAATTAACCAGACTTGGTTACCATCCCAGTGAGGAGCAACAGAGTTAATTAAAATACGACGTTCAGTGTCATCTTTCGCGATAACGCGTAGTAACACACCGACACCCATATCAAAACCATCAGTGACCGCGAAGCCAATCAGTAAGATACCAATCAGTAGCCACCAAACAAACCGCAATACTTCATAATCAAACATAGTGGACTCCTGTGTTACTTACTTTGTGCAGAAGATGTATTCTTCTGTTCAAAGTGATAGCGACCCGTCTTCAGGCTACTCGGCCCAAGGCGACCAAATTTGAACATCAGGAACATTTCAGCAACTAGGAACAGTGTGTACAGACCACAGATAAGACCCATAGATACTAGGATATCAGCCTGTGTCAGTGAAGAAGTTGCTACAGCCGTAGGCAGGATTTCACCAATCGCCCATGGTTGACGTCCATATTCTGCAACAAACCAACCTGCTTCAACTGCGATCCACGGTAATGGGATACTAAACAGAGCAGCACGTAGTAACCATTTATAGTTACCAATACGGTTAGACAGAACTGTCCAGAAGGAAATCGCAACAACCAGTAACATCAGGAAGCCTGCGGCAACCATGATACGGAATGACCAGAACAGTGGTGCGACATTAGGAATAGTGTCTTTTGCAGCAGCTTTGATTTGTTCTTCTGTTGCATCAACAACTTTATCAGTATAACGCTTCAGTAATAAGCCGTAGCCTAAATCTTGTTTAGCGTCATTAAATGCAGCACGAATAGCAGGATCAGTATTACCTGCGCGTAATTCGCTTAATAATTCGTAAGCTTTCATACCGTTACGAATACGAACTTCATGCTGACCCATCAGATCGTTAAGACCTAAAACAGGTGTATCGAAAGAACGCGTTGCAATAATACCCATGACATAAGGGATTTGTAATGCAAACGAGTTTTCCATTTTTTCTTGATTAGGGAATGCAATCAGATTAAATGCAGCTGGAGCAGCTTCTGTATGCCATTCACCTTCAATTGCAGCCAGTTTAGTTTTCTGTACGTCACCCATTTCGTAACCAGATTCATCACCCAGAACGATAACAGATAATACAGCAGCGATACCAAAAGTAGCAGCAACTGCGAAAGAACGTTTTGCAAAACCGATATCACGACCTTTGAGCAGGTAGTAAGAGCTGATACCCAGAACAAAGAATGCACCAGTACAATAACCAGCAGCAACGGTGTGAACAAATTTAACTTGAGCGACAGGGTTTAAAACCAGATCAGCAAAACTCAACATTTCCATTCGCATGGTTTCAAAGTTGAAGTCTGCAGCGACAGGGTTTTGCATCCAACCATTCGCAACGAGGATCCACAAAGCAGAGAAGTTAGAACCGAAAGCAACTAACCAAGTTACCATCAAGTGCTGCTTCTTACTTAAGCGATCCCAGCCAAAGAAGAACAATCCGACGAAAGTTGATTCTAAGAAGAACGCCATCAGACCTTCGATTGCTAAAGGCGCACCGAAGATATCACCGACGTAATGAGAGAAATATGACCAGTTAGTACCAAATTGGAACTCCATGGTCAACCCAGTTGCGACACCCAGAGCAAAGTTAATACCAAATAACTTACCCCAGAACTTTGTCATATCTTTGTAAACTTGTTTACCCGACAGAACATATATCGTTTCCATAATTGCCAGCATAAACGCCATACCGAGCGTTAATGGGACAAACAGGAAGTGATACATTGCTGTTAAGGCAAACTGTAACCGTGACAGTTCGACAATATCAAACATCTTGACTCCTTGCTCCTAGCAGGAAGACACCGACTTGCGGCAACCCGACTTTATTAAATTATAAAGCCTCATAACTACCAGCAATAAATGCCTCTAAAAACAACAACGAATATTAAAGACCAAAAACACAATACCTTACAAATAGTACGCTTATATTTACATATAATAAATATATTTTGCGTGACCCAGATTTGAATTCTGAGCTTAGGTCAACAATACGACTTTTAGGTTTGTAACAGCATATTTGATCGTGTGCCAATTTAAGCATATTCAGAAATTTTTGCCACAATTAATAACTTGACCCACATCAAAAAAACACTTTAATGTTAACTAGTTGCGAATAAATTACCCAATAGTTACCATTGTGTTAATGCAATGTTGTTTTTATTTTTAAGTGTAATTTACCTCCTTATATTTTCCATAATAAAATTAACTTTTTATTTTCATAAAAGACTTAAAAATAAACACTTTTAATTGTTTTTCATTAATTTTAATATCAATTCCATTTTTTTGCAGGTAAATAATAAATATTTTAAAAAAATAATCTATTAATTAATAAGTTGAAATTTACAAAAATGTAAATATAAAAAAATTAACTCAATTATTTTATCTAATAAAAAAATATATAAAGTCTAATCTTGATTATCAATTTCTAATGTTATTTCTTTTTTCGTTTCTCTTTTATTCTAGATAAATAAAGTGCAATAAATTTGTACTTAACAAATAAAACGCAAAACCTTTATTAACGTAAAAAATAAATAACCAATTAAATCAATTAGATAAAAAATAAAAACAAGCCGTTATTTGAATACTGCTAGAAAAAATAAAAAAAATTTTTATTGTATTTTCGTATTTAAACAAAGTGTTTTTCAAGATACTTGCCAACTTCTTATTATCAATTCTTATAGTGATAAGGAGGCCATAATTCCCCTTTAATCGTCATTTTGATGTTCTAACATAATAAAAAGATATTTTTTGCTATTAAAGACCTTATCTCCTCTACTCCTCATCCATTCATTAACATGTTTAAAAGTCTATCTCCTTAGTAAAAATCAGCGTTACAGCATGATCCTAGTACAGATTTAAAGCTAATTATTACGATATTTATAGAAGTACCTATATTGAGAACAACATAAAATAAGTGTTCATTTTTTCTTATTAACACTCTTTTTTACTAAAAACATGCATTTAAAATATTATTTTTAACAATTCAAGGTATCTATTCCTAGCTTATATCATTACTTTTAGGTGCCACAAGAAAGTTAATAAATAGAGAAACAATATTTTGCATACAGATCAATTTTCAAAAAAGACAATATAAAACAGTTCATTAGAATAAATTTAGGTAGGAGGTTGATGTGCTAATTACAATATTAGCTATTGATATAGCCTTTTAAGGGAAACTAGAAATAAAAAATGCCAGCTTCTTTTTTAGAAACTGGCATTCAAGATAGTATCAATCTGAAATCATTAACAGAATTGTTACTTATTTGATCAGTGATTTAATCGCTTCACCGATATCTGCTAAGCTACGAACTGTTTTAACGCCTGCAGCTTCAAGGGCAGCGAATTTCTCAT containing:
- the cydX gene encoding cytochrome bd-I oxidase subunit CydX; this translates as MWYFAWLLGTLFACSIAVIAGLAFEHAEAKKASESEE
- the cydB gene encoding cytochrome d ubiquinol oxidase subunit II, which codes for MFDYEVLRFVWWLLIGILLIGFAVTDGFDMGVGVLLRVIAKDDTERRILINSVAPHWDGNQVWLITAGGALFAAWPMVYAAAFSGFYFGMIFVLAALFFRPVGFDYRSKLESPKWRGMWDWGIFIGSFVPPLVIGVAFGNLLQGVPLEVDSMQRVSYNGTTNALINLLSLLNPYGLLAGVVSLMMIVAHGASYLQMRTTGELHERTRKTTYITSLITFVAFALAGVWLIYGIDGFVITSAIDTAGPSSPLLKTVSHEAGAWMINYNNYPVLWALPALGLLCPLLAIVATKANKGGWAFLFTSLTIACVILTCGVTMFPFVMPSSTFPDVSLTMWDATSSLFTLQVMTVVAIIFVPIVLLYTIWCYWKMHGRLDKKFIEGNNHTLY
- a CDS encoding MFS transporter, whose translation is MTYRYRIASIFLLGFFIDCINIFMSAIALPAIADDMQISIVSVTWVSNSYILGLTLIIPLSHWLSQRFGIKALMVTSMLMFSLSVALVGYSHSFSELIFWRFIQGVSGGLLIPIGQALTFQYFQGYERSKISTLIMAIALIAPAISPTLGGFIVDVVSWRWVFYSNIPFSLLTAFLAFIWVKEPLPKENAMPDIKGIILISLIIVSGLFALSAYGEYHSTLLALAIAVFSIIFAVLYYCHYRHHSSPVINLALLKNRNLSLSIFIYYCIPGVFTGVNILAIFYLQQYLKFTGQGTGIFMLLYALGAFISMTISGALYNKLGMKRLFIIALLLHSIGISLLTFVNSSSDIPLLIIAYLIIGVGGGIGANTAQTTALYDFGAQKLVQASVIWNINRQVVFSVGATMVAMLFNILSLFCLPQTAYSMTFLICALIGILPLTLLFTLKKKVITQEIQDEF
- a CDS encoding LysR family transcriptional regulator, whose product is MQNQIDRIRSFIAVVDTGSFTQAAKYLRLSKSMVSIHIKALETELDVSLLNRNTRRFSLTETGEMLYQDFRLVLSQLEQTLDKARLGQQELQGSLRLSSTAEFGEHYILPLLNQFMQLHPKLKVQYAFNSSIEDLINHKLDLAIRLGTLKDSNYRSTKLADYEISLVISPDLLQKFSIKAIDDLSAIPYLANSNLRQSKLSSSSEFNTLLSQLAQDAYFETNTIAALKKMVLAHSGMTILPHWYIQQELLEKKLVVLFSEVSLLTQSVNIIFPYSEYIPRKTRLFIDYLKENIQL
- the ybgE gene encoding cyd operon protein YbgE → MLDKTYQLLDKGPIRALVLIMALVMAFCVMWDPSRFAANTSSLAIWQGILLIWSVCAGATFGLAFRPKHVVAKCLLHPIPAIIILVVGLSYFFF
- the cydA gene encoding cytochrome ubiquinol oxidase subunit I is translated as MFDIVELSRLQFALTAMYHFLFVPLTLGMAFMLAIMETIYVLSGKQVYKDMTKFWGKLFGINFALGVATGLTMEFQFGTNWSYFSHYVGDIFGAPLAIEGLMAFFLESTFVGLFFFGWDRLSKKQHLMVTWLVAFGSNFSALWILVANGWMQNPVAADFNFETMRMEMLSFADLVLNPVAQVKFVHTVAAGYCTGAFFVLGISSYYLLKGRDIGFAKRSFAVAATFGIAAVLSVIVLGDESGYEMGDVQKTKLAAIEGEWHTEAAPAAFNLIAFPNQEKMENSFALQIPYVMGIIATRSFDTPVLGLNDLMGQHEVRIRNGMKAYELLSELRAGNTDPAIRAAFNDAKQDLGYGLLLKRYTDKVVDATEEQIKAAAKDTIPNVAPLFWSFRIMVAAGFLMLLVVAISFWTVLSNRIGNYKWLLRAALFSIPLPWIAVEAGWFVAEYGRQPWAIGEILPTAVATSSLTQADILVSMGLICGLYTLFLVAEMFLMFKFGRLGPSSLKTGRYHFEQKNTSSAQSK